One stretch of Bordetella avium DNA includes these proteins:
- a CDS encoding LysR substrate-binding domain-containing protein, producing the protein MNRAADILHRLATRLKMRHLRLLLMIRQHGSLTRVAQHMATSQPAVTSALAEIEAMFGAPLFTRSIRGMVPTPLGEIALARAQAMLQDLDHLARDMEAAANGHAGHIKVGVIPFVSGQLISAAIARTLPGGRRVTVTVHEGTSDHLLGQLQEHALDAVIARAAAPAMRDKLQFEVLYRQRPRLIASRRLAARLTQSKLGWNDLSDLDWILGTAHTPMREQVAALFLSVGLPPPMPVVETNSSKLIGEMVAASERAVSALPADIADELVRIAGVAVVPFTFEWKLPPIALFTRSDAQAREVDGLFAQALRDVCAQMHGR; encoded by the coding sequence ATGAACCGTGCGGCCGATATCCTGCACCGTCTGGCGACCCGTTTGAAGATGCGGCATCTGCGTTTATTGCTGATGATCCGCCAGCACGGATCGCTTACGCGGGTCGCGCAACATATGGCGACGAGTCAACCCGCCGTCACCAGCGCACTGGCCGAAATCGAAGCCATGTTCGGCGCCCCGCTGTTCACCCGCTCGATACGCGGCATGGTGCCGACCCCGCTGGGTGAGATTGCGCTTGCGCGCGCACAGGCCATGTTGCAGGACCTTGATCATCTTGCCCGCGATATGGAGGCGGCTGCCAACGGTCATGCGGGGCATATCAAGGTGGGCGTGATTCCCTTTGTGTCGGGCCAGTTGATCTCGGCCGCCATTGCACGGACCTTGCCAGGCGGGCGGCGGGTCACTGTCACGGTGCATGAAGGCACCAGCGATCATCTTCTTGGACAATTGCAGGAACATGCGCTGGATGCGGTGATTGCACGGGCGGCTGCGCCGGCGATGCGCGACAAACTGCAATTCGAGGTGTTGTACCGCCAGCGTCCGCGCTTGATTGCCAGTCGGCGCCTGGCGGCCCGGTTGACGCAAAGCAAGCTAGGTTGGAATGATCTGTCTGATCTGGACTGGATACTTGGTACGGCCCACACCCCTATGCGCGAACAGGTGGCCGCCTTGTTTCTCAGCGTGGGATTGCCGCCTCCTATGCCTGTGGTCGAAACCAACTCATCCAAACTGATTGGTGAAATGGTGGCCGCCAGCGAGCGTGCCGTGTCGGCGCTGCCGGCCGATATTGCGGATGAGCTGGTGCGTATTGCCGGTGTCGCCGTCGTGCCTTTTACTTTTGAATGGAAGTTGCCGCCCATTGCCTTGTTTACGCGCAGCGATGCCCAGGCGCGGGAAGTCGATGGCTTATTCGCGCAGGCGCTGCGTGACGTCTGCGCGCAAATGCACGGAAGATAG
- a CDS encoding prolyl oligopeptidase family serine peptidase codes for MNATHLAKDQFLFLESLKSAKAEQWVSAQNARTLDKLGQDPAIATLTQRLVESYDSPDRIVSCSRHGDWAYNTWTDAEHPLGLVRRTPWQDWLDGKAQWDTVLDVDALPMNQESADGTRWALADFDLRYPDEERALVSLSPDGSDACIIHEFDMVSRCFVDAGFALPEPGQHSMAWIDRDTVYVAWDDSAENDEAALTDAGHPRQLRRWRRGTSLLSAPVVLECASTDIVAHAWFDHEQQRHLATRYLSMWRTDWLWFDEAASQWRRYAVPGDADLNEWQDWLFITLRSDWRTDAENYAAGSLLAVRRDDFLAGLARPDVLFMPATRRVLADLDFTLHYLILTEREECVTKLRRLQPPASREASWTSQEIAIPPESAVAMEAVDGMRDDTVLIHVDHFLEPTALYYADLSRNGGGKDDWRLLARQAPQFDTRGMSAQLRHANAPDGTRIPYWLIGRISDTPQPCLLYGYGGFEESLDEPAYIATTGISWLERGGLYAIACIRGGGEFGPAWHQAALRENRQIAFDDFIAVAETLVATGVTRPEQLGISGASNGGLLVAACMVQKPELFGAVLCSVPVLDMARFHKLLQGATWVEEYGNPDDAQALKWLLAYSPYHQVQADVAYPDVLFTTSSSDDRVHPGHARKMAAKMQALGHENVCYLERRDGGHGAGVDARAIAYAEAIEASFLWRALTEEPAA; via the coding sequence TTGAACGCTACGCACCTAGCAAAAGATCAGTTTCTCTTTCTGGAATCGCTGAAAAGCGCCAAGGCCGAACAATGGGTGTCGGCGCAGAACGCAAGGACACTCGACAAGCTCGGCCAAGATCCGGCTATCGCCACGCTGACACAGCGTTTGGTAGAGAGCTACGACTCTCCTGATCGCATTGTCAGCTGCTCGCGGCATGGCGACTGGGCCTACAACACCTGGACCGATGCCGAACACCCTTTGGGGCTGGTGCGGCGTACGCCCTGGCAAGATTGGCTCGATGGCAAAGCTCAGTGGGACACTGTGCTCGATGTCGATGCCCTACCAATGAATCAGGAAAGCGCAGACGGCACGCGCTGGGCGCTGGCTGACTTTGATCTGCGCTATCCGGACGAAGAAAGAGCACTCGTCAGTCTTTCTCCAGATGGGTCTGATGCCTGCATCATCCATGAGTTCGACATGGTCTCGCGTTGTTTTGTGGATGCCGGTTTCGCACTGCCCGAACCCGGCCAGCATAGCATGGCTTGGATAGACCGCGATACGGTATATGTGGCATGGGATGACAGTGCCGAAAACGACGAGGCCGCACTGACCGATGCGGGACACCCTCGCCAGTTGCGCCGCTGGCGACGCGGCACGTCTTTGCTTTCCGCTCCGGTCGTGCTGGAATGCGCCAGCACCGACATCGTGGCTCATGCCTGGTTCGACCATGAACAGCAACGGCATCTGGCCACGCGTTATCTCAGCATGTGGCGTACCGACTGGTTATGGTTTGATGAGGCGGCCTCACAATGGCGACGCTATGCCGTGCCGGGCGATGCCGACCTGAACGAATGGCAAGACTGGCTATTTATCACGCTGCGTTCAGACTGGCGGACGGATGCGGAAAACTATGCCGCCGGTAGTCTTCTGGCGGTGCGGCGCGATGATTTTCTGGCGGGCCTGGCTAGGCCTGACGTGCTGTTCATGCCTGCCACGCGACGGGTTCTGGCCGATCTGGATTTCACGCTGCATTACCTCATCCTGACAGAACGCGAAGAGTGCGTGACCAAACTGCGACGCCTTCAGCCACCTGCCTCGCGCGAGGCAAGCTGGACATCGCAAGAGATCGCCATCCCCCCTGAAAGCGCCGTGGCGATGGAGGCGGTCGATGGTATGCGCGACGATACCGTTCTGATCCATGTCGATCACTTTCTCGAACCCACTGCGCTGTATTACGCCGACCTTAGCCGCAACGGGGGCGGCAAAGATGATTGGCGATTGCTGGCGCGCCAAGCTCCGCAGTTCGATACCCGTGGCATGAGTGCGCAGTTACGCCATGCCAACGCCCCCGACGGAACGCGCATCCCGTACTGGTTGATCGGACGGATATCAGATACCCCACAACCCTGCCTGTTATATGGCTATGGTGGTTTCGAAGAGTCGCTCGATGAACCCGCCTATATCGCAACCACAGGTATAAGCTGGCTGGAGCGCGGCGGGCTTTACGCCATTGCCTGCATTCGGGGCGGCGGCGAATTCGGTCCAGCCTGGCATCAGGCAGCATTACGTGAAAACCGCCAGATCGCTTTCGATGATTTCATTGCGGTAGCAGAAACCCTGGTCGCAACGGGTGTCACACGCCCCGAACAACTGGGTATCAGCGGCGCCAGCAACGGCGGACTACTGGTTGCGGCCTGCATGGTACAAAAACCCGAACTGTTTGGTGCCGTGCTTTGCAGTGTGCCGGTACTGGATATGGCACGTTTTCACAAGCTTCTGCAAGGCGCGACCTGGGTCGAAGAATACGGTAATCCGGACGACGCACAGGCTCTGAAATGGCTGCTGGCATACTCTCCCTATCATCAAGTTCAGGCAGACGTGGCTTACCCCGACGTGTTGTTCACGACGTCGTCCAGCGATGATCGCGTGCATCCCGGACATGCCAGAAAAATGGCCGCAAAAATGCAAGCGCTGGGTCACGAGAACGTCTGTTATCTGGAGCGCCGCGACGGCGGGCATGGCGCGGGTGTCGATGCGCGCGCCATCGCCTATGCCGAAGCCATAGAAGCCAGCTTTCTATGGCGTGCGCTGACTGAAGAACCAGCGGCCTGA
- the mnmE gene encoding tRNA uridine-5-carboxymethylaminomethyl(34) synthesis GTPase MnmE, which yields MSHALPIAAIATAPGRGGIGVVRVSGPRLDAYIRALLGRDLTPRHAHYLPFLAEDGERIDEGIAIYFQGPHSYTGEDVLELQGHGGPAVLKRLLARCLEAGRSLGMRLAEPGEFTRRAFLNDRMDLAQAEAVADLIEASSEAAARGAMASLSGEFSQRINDLSGRIVHLRMLVEATLDFPEEEIDFLEKYQARPTLDGLRQDLDTLIAQARQGIILREGLHVVLAGQPNVGKSSLLNALAGDDIAIVTPIAGTTRDKVVQEIFIDGVPLHIVDTAGLRETEDTVESIGIARTWKEIERADLILHLQDATAPGDILDVDITARLPARTPVLAVFNKIDLLTSTAQLAENSIGISAKQGLGLEELRARLLQMAGWNPGAESPWLARERHLHALQAARDHLDIAAEHASHDDRVLDLFAEELRLSHESLSSITGKFTSDDLLGEIFSSFCIGK from the coding sequence ATGAGCCACGCCCTTCCCATCGCTGCCATCGCCACCGCCCCTGGACGCGGAGGCATCGGCGTCGTGCGCGTTTCCGGTCCGCGCCTGGATGCCTATATCCGCGCGCTACTGGGCCGCGATCTGACACCGCGTCATGCTCATTACCTGCCTTTTCTCGCGGAGGATGGCGAACGTATAGACGAAGGTATCGCCATCTACTTCCAAGGCCCGCATTCGTATACCGGCGAAGACGTGCTCGAGTTACAGGGCCACGGCGGACCCGCTGTGCTCAAGCGACTACTGGCGCGCTGTCTGGAAGCCGGCCGCAGTCTCGGTATGCGCCTGGCCGAACCCGGTGAATTCACCCGCCGGGCCTTTCTGAACGATCGTATGGACCTTGCCCAGGCCGAAGCTGTCGCCGATTTGATCGAGGCCTCATCCGAAGCTGCCGCACGCGGCGCAATGGCCTCGCTATCCGGTGAGTTCTCGCAACGCATCAATGACCTCTCAGGCCGCATTGTGCATCTGCGTATGCTGGTGGAAGCCACACTCGACTTCCCTGAAGAAGAAATCGACTTCCTCGAAAAATATCAGGCCAGACCCACCCTGGACGGCCTGCGCCAGGACCTCGACACCCTGATCGCTCAGGCCCGCCAGGGCATTATTCTGCGTGAAGGTCTGCATGTTGTATTGGCCGGTCAACCCAACGTCGGAAAAAGCAGCCTGCTCAATGCCCTGGCGGGTGATGACATCGCGATCGTCACCCCCATCGCCGGCACTACGCGAGACAAAGTCGTGCAAGAGATCTTCATCGACGGCGTGCCGCTGCATATCGTCGATACCGCAGGCCTGCGCGAAACAGAAGACACCGTTGAAAGCATAGGCATCGCACGCACCTGGAAAGAAATCGAGCGCGCCGACCTCATTTTGCACCTGCAAGACGCCACCGCCCCCGGCGACATCCTCGATGTCGACATCACCGCACGCCTGCCCGCACGCACGCCAGTACTGGCTGTCTTCAACAAAATCGATCTGTTGACCAGCACCGCTCAACTCGCTGAAAACAGCATCGGCATCTCGGCGAAACAGGGCCTGGGGCTGGAGGAACTGCGCGCCAGACTGCTGCAAATGGCCGGCTGGAATCCCGGTGCCGAATCTCCGTGGCTGGCCCGCGAACGCCACTTGCATGCACTGCAGGCAGCCCGAGACCATCTCGACATTGCTGCGGAACATGCTAGCCATGATGACCGTGTGCTCGATCTCTTTGCGGAAGAACTTCGCCTGTCGCACGAAAGCCTATCGAGCATCACCGGAAAGTTCACCAGCGACGATTTGCTAGGCGAGATTTTCTCCAGTTTCTGCATCGGAAAGTGA
- a CDS encoding M20 aminoacylase family protein codes for MKTIDEIQRAHGELTALRRDIHAHPELAFQETRTSNLVAERLRALGLEVHTGLGRTGVVGVLRAGSGKKSIGLRADMDALPMPEENRFAHRSTIAGRMHGCGHDGHTAILLGAAQYLAAHPDFDGAVNFIFQPAEEGGNVGARAMMQDGLFERFPCDAIFGLHNMPGMPVNQFGFRAGPMMASSNRWDIVIKGLGGHAAQPHGAVDPIVIAAEMVQSLQTVISRGRDPLDPAVLSITQIHAGDAYNVIPGEAVLRGTVRTYTLDALDKIEADMRRIATTLPQVYGGTGELHFVRAYPPLVNWKQETAFALKVAEETFGKEHVNPSVMQSMAAEDFSFFLEKVPGCYLFLGNGDGDHRQQPYHGMGPCQLHNPNYDFNDALLPVGASYWVKLVQAFLPKN; via the coding sequence ATGAAAACCATAGATGAAATTCAGCGCGCGCACGGCGAATTGACTGCCTTGCGCCGTGATATCCATGCACACCCTGAATTGGCGTTTCAGGAAACCCGCACCTCAAATCTGGTCGCAGAACGGCTGCGCGCCCTGGGCCTGGAAGTCCATACCGGCCTGGGGAGAACCGGTGTGGTGGGCGTGTTGCGTGCTGGCAGCGGTAAAAAGTCGATTGGTTTACGGGCGGATATGGATGCGTTGCCCATGCCCGAGGAAAATCGTTTCGCGCACAGATCCACGATCGCCGGGCGCATGCACGGCTGCGGTCATGATGGCCATACGGCCATTTTGTTGGGCGCCGCACAGTATCTTGCGGCGCATCCGGATTTTGACGGCGCCGTAAACTTTATTTTTCAGCCGGCCGAGGAAGGCGGTAATGTGGGTGCCCGGGCCATGATGCAGGACGGGCTGTTCGAGCGTTTCCCCTGCGATGCGATTTTCGGCTTGCACAATATGCCGGGCATGCCGGTCAACCAGTTCGGTTTCCGTGCCGGGCCCATGATGGCCTCGAGCAATCGCTGGGATATCGTCATCAAGGGGCTGGGTGGTCATGCGGCGCAGCCGCATGGCGCTGTTGATCCCATCGTGATTGCCGCAGAAATGGTGCAGTCTTTGCAGACGGTGATTTCCCGGGGGCGAGATCCGCTCGATCCGGCGGTGTTGTCCATTACCCAAATTCATGCCGGGGATGCTTACAACGTCATTCCGGGCGAAGCCGTGCTGCGCGGTACGGTGCGAACCTATACGCTGGATGCGCTCGACAAGATCGAGGCGGATATGCGCCGCATTGCCACGACGCTGCCCCAGGTTTATGGCGGCACAGGGGAACTGCATTTTGTGCGCGCCTACCCTCCCCTGGTTAATTGGAAACAGGAAACGGCTTTCGCACTCAAGGTAGCCGAGGAGACTTTCGGTAAGGAGCACGTCAATCCCTCGGTGATGCAGTCTATGGCGGCCGAAGATTTCTCCTTTTTTCTGGAAAAAGTGCCGGGTTGCTATCTGTTCCTGGGTAATGGCGACGGCGATCATCGCCAGCAGCCGTATCACGGCATGGGCCCCTGCCAGCTGCATAACCCCAACTATGACTTCAATGATGCCTTGCTACCGGTAGGCGCCAGCTATTGGGTCAAGTTGGTTCAGGCTTTTTTGCCAAAAAACTAA